One stretch of Aquimarina sp. Aq107 DNA includes these proteins:
- a CDS encoding sugar kinase yields the protein MKKVVTFGEVLMRIAPLGNKKLKQSNQLEYYFGGTEANVAISLAQFGNNTQHITAVSNDFVGDAAKSYLQKLGVDTGLIIDSRHPLGLYFLEVGAVMRSSTIAYNRSNSAFCNINPDEINWEKALENCDWFHWTGITPALSLNAFKALKQGLEIANKKGITISADPAYRSGLWNYGHEAKDILNELVALSNIFIGGPNEINELLDTSFSFTNEDFIEASKALLQKYSNIRGVFDKTRVSLNASWHKIKARMWNGQEFSETNELEITHVVDRIGTGDAYAAGLIQGLLHYDDIKALQFANASCALKHTIEGDANLVTEADVLSIIEGNISGRIKR from the coding sequence ATGAAAAAAGTAGTAACCTTTGGAGAAGTTTTAATGCGTATAGCTCCTTTAGGGAACAAAAAATTAAAACAATCTAACCAATTAGAATACTACTTTGGTGGAACCGAAGCGAACGTAGCGATATCGCTCGCTCAATTCGGGAACAATACACAACATATTACAGCAGTATCCAACGATTTTGTTGGTGATGCAGCAAAGAGCTACTTGCAGAAACTGGGAGTAGATACTGGTTTGATTATTGACTCGCGTCATCCTCTGGGATTATACTTCCTGGAGGTTGGTGCAGTCATGCGATCAAGCACTATAGCATACAACAGATCTAATTCTGCTTTTTGCAACATAAATCCTGATGAAATTAATTGGGAAAAAGCCCTAGAAAATTGTGATTGGTTCCACTGGACAGGTATTACCCCTGCTTTATCCTTAAATGCATTTAAAGCACTAAAACAAGGACTAGAAATTGCTAATAAAAAAGGAATTACAATATCTGCTGATCCAGCATATAGAAGTGGTTTATGGAATTACGGTCATGAAGCAAAAGATATACTTAATGAATTAGTAGCGTTATCTAATATTTTTATCGGAGGTCCAAATGAAATTAATGAACTTCTAGACACTAGTTTCTCCTTTACTAATGAAGATTTTATTGAAGCCAGTAAAGCTTTATTACAAAAATATTCTAATATCAGAGGCGTGTTTGATAAAACAAGAGTTTCTCTTAATGCAAGCTGGCATAAGATAAAAGCTAGAATGTGGAATGGGCAAGAATTTTCGGAAACCAATGAATTAGAAATAACACACGTTGTTGATCGAATTGGTACTGGTGATGCTTATGCTGCAGGATTAATTCAAGGTCTATTGCACTATGATGATATAAAAGCATTACAATTTGCCAATGCATCTTGCGCTTTAAAGCATACTATAGAAGGTGATGCAAATCTAGTAACTGAGGCTGATGTCTTAAGTATCATTGAAGGTAATATATCTGGACGAATAAAAAGATAA
- a CDS encoding bifunctional 4-hydroxy-2-oxoglutarate aldolase/2-dehydro-3-deoxy-phosphogluconate aldolase, translating to MAKYTRIEVAQVMGNTGVVPLFYHKDIDIVKKVIKASYDGGARVFEFTNRGDHAQDIFTEISKWIENELPGMILGIGSVVDPGTASLFIQKGANFIVSPILNPEIAKVCNRRKIAWLPGCATLTEINYAEELGAEIVKIFPAAQIGGADFVKGIKAPCPWTSIMPSGGVSPEEKNLTDWFNAGVHCVGMGSKLIAKDESGNFDYDKITELTKSSLKIVKDLKSSNH from the coding sequence ATGGCAAAATATACACGAATTGAAGTAGCACAAGTAATGGGAAACACAGGAGTTGTTCCCCTATTCTATCATAAAGATATTGATATTGTAAAAAAAGTGATCAAAGCTAGTTATGATGGAGGTGCACGAGTATTTGAATTTACCAATAGAGGTGATCACGCACAAGATATATTTACTGAAATATCCAAGTGGATTGAAAATGAATTACCTGGTATGATTCTAGGAATTGGATCTGTTGTTGATCCGGGTACGGCATCATTATTTATACAAAAAGGAGCAAATTTTATCGTATCCCCCATTTTAAATCCTGAAATAGCAAAAGTTTGTAATCGCAGAAAAATTGCATGGCTTCCAGGTTGTGCAACACTTACTGAAATAAATTATGCCGAGGAATTAGGAGCAGAAATCGTAAAAATATTTCCGGCAGCACAAATTGGTGGAGCTGATTTTGTCAAAGGAATAAAAGCGCCTTGTCCATGGACTAGTATAATGCCAAGTGGAGGAGTATCACCAGAAGAAAAAAACCTTACGGATTGGTTCAATGCAGGAGTGCACTGTGTAGGAATGGGATCTAAGCTCATTGCGAAGGATGAAAGTGGAAACTTTGATTATGATAAAATAACAGAATTAACTAAAAGTTCACTAAAGATTGTCAAAGATTTAAAGAGTAGCAATCATTAA
- a CDS encoding nucleotidyltransferase: MKSLKTLLYFSIFKYPLSAEEVYLFSAASDQNEIKNELEYLKKKGVISYDNSYYFLDGNLQSVSRRIEGNKMAKSVMQKAIKKGTLIAKFPYVKAVGISGALSKNYHDKDGDVDFFVITKSERLWVSRTLLMLYKKIFLFNSRKFFCINYFISESSLEISEKNIFTATELLTLIPVSGDFSSFYKQNQWVSNFLPNLEIGKSSIKNLKNKPLITKTIELILNTKIGNSLERIFLKMTLKKWNTKFKTLRKDDFDIAMKSTGGVSKHHPRNFQKKVIDRLNKRYNEFQLKYNIELEKEHA; encoded by the coding sequence GTGAAATCTCTTAAAACGTTGCTATATTTTTCCATTTTTAAATATCCTCTTTCGGCCGAAGAAGTTTATTTGTTTTCTGCTGCATCCGATCAAAATGAAATCAAAAACGAATTAGAATATCTCAAAAAAAAGGGAGTTATTTCTTATGACAACAGTTATTATTTTCTGGATGGAAACTTACAATCTGTTTCTCGACGTATAGAGGGAAATAAAATGGCCAAATCAGTTATGCAAAAAGCAATTAAAAAAGGTACTTTAATTGCTAAGTTCCCTTATGTAAAAGCTGTTGGTATTTCTGGTGCTTTGTCTAAAAATTATCATGATAAAGATGGTGATGTTGATTTTTTTGTGATTACAAAATCAGAACGGCTTTGGGTTTCAAGAACACTATTAATGTTGTACAAAAAAATATTCTTATTCAATTCCAGAAAGTTCTTTTGTATCAATTACTTTATATCTGAAAGTTCATTGGAAATATCAGAAAAAAACATATTTACAGCTACCGAATTATTAACTTTAATTCCGGTTTCTGGAGACTTCAGTAGTTTTTACAAACAAAATCAATGGGTTTCTAACTTTTTACCCAATTTAGAAATAGGTAAATCTTCCATAAAAAACTTAAAAAACAAACCCTTAATAACTAAAACAATAGAATTAATACTTAACACTAAAATCGGAAATAGTTTAGAACGTATTTTTCTAAAAATGACATTAAAAAAGTGGAATACTAAATTTAAAACTTTACGCAAAGATGATTTTGACATAGCAATGAAATCAACAGGTGGGGTATCCAAACATCATCCTAGAAATTTTCAGAAAAAGGTCATTGACAGGTTAAACAAACGGTACAATGAATTTCAATTAAAATATAATATCGAATTAGAAAAAGAGCATGCTTGA
- a CDS encoding radical SAM protein has translation MLDILFSHSYYYPLDLKQWKNQTPYPPLGTIYAASLMREKGFMVDLFDTNLRDNPYDIEKEIIKKKPKYLVLFDDGFNYLTKMCLTTMREAAFEMMRIGKSHNCTIIVNSSDATDHYPKYLYNGADYIIQGEGELALLELVSALKNDQAIDKIKSLVYKKAENTVTNPKREVLKKLDELPMPAWDLVDINSYKKVWINGGKEFTLNLATTRGCPFKCNWCAKPIYGNRYNTHSPEYIVKHIQYLQKNYDVERFWMCDDIFGLTPGWVQDFNLELKNTNTTLKYYIQSRVDLLLKEDTINALAESGLQEVWVGAESGSQSILDAMDKGTKVEEIYNATILLKEKNIRVAFFIQFGYLGETKNDISKTIKMIKELVPDDLGISVSYPLPGTKFYDKVKDDLRFKANWTDSDDLAMMFKSTYNSKYYKKLHRYVHKEYRKSQGLQFLKTILKSPSKLSTNALKRISYLLYYFPSAYMDAQILKRMEHLNE, from the coding sequence ATGCTTGATATATTGTTTTCACATTCTTATTACTACCCTTTAGATCTTAAACAATGGAAGAATCAAACACCTTATCCTCCATTAGGAACTATATACGCTGCTTCTTTAATGAGAGAAAAGGGTTTTATGGTTGATCTTTTTGACACCAACCTAAGAGACAATCCATATGATATTGAAAAAGAGATCATAAAAAAGAAACCTAAATATCTGGTACTATTTGATGATGGTTTTAATTACTTGACAAAAATGTGCTTAACCACTATGCGTGAAGCTGCTTTTGAAATGATGAGAATCGGAAAAAGTCATAATTGCACCATAATTGTCAACAGTTCTGACGCTACGGATCATTATCCTAAATATTTATACAATGGCGCCGATTATATTATCCAAGGAGAAGGAGAACTGGCTTTATTAGAACTCGTATCAGCTCTTAAAAATGACCAAGCAATAGACAAAATTAAAAGCCTTGTATATAAAAAAGCTGAAAACACTGTTACTAATCCTAAACGAGAAGTTTTAAAAAAACTAGATGAATTACCTATGCCTGCTTGGGATCTGGTGGACATTAATTCTTATAAAAAAGTATGGATCAATGGTGGAAAAGAATTTACTCTTAACCTTGCCACTACCAGAGGTTGTCCGTTTAAATGTAACTGGTGTGCTAAACCTATTTATGGTAATCGGTATAATACACACTCTCCAGAATATATTGTAAAACATATACAATATTTGCAAAAAAACTATGACGTGGAACGTTTCTGGATGTGTGATGATATTTTTGGTTTAACACCAGGATGGGTGCAAGATTTTAATTTAGAATTAAAAAACACAAATACTACACTAAAATATTACATACAAAGTAGAGTTGATTTATTACTTAAAGAAGATACTATCAATGCACTCGCAGAATCTGGTTTGCAAGAAGTTTGGGTCGGAGCAGAAAGTGGCTCTCAATCGATACTTGACGCGATGGATAAAGGAACTAAAGTAGAGGAAATATATAATGCTACAATTTTATTAAAGGAAAAAAATATTCGGGTAGCATTTTTTATTCAATTTGGCTATCTAGGTGAAACCAAAAATGATATTTCGAAAACTATAAAAATGATAAAAGAACTAGTTCCCGATGATTTAGGTATATCTGTTTCCTATCCACTTCCTGGTACTAAGTTTTATGATAAAGTAAAAGATGATCTTCGGTTTAAAGCAAATTGGACAGACTCGGATGATTTAGCCATGATGTTTAAGAGCACATATAATTCTAAATATTACAAAAAATTGCATAGGTACGTGCATAAGGAATATAGAAAAAGTCAGGGATTACAGTTCTTAAAAACGATATTAAAAAGTCCTTCTAAACTTTCTACAAATGCGCTAAAAAGAATATCATATTTATTGTACTACTTTCCAAGTGCATATATGGATGCACAAATTTTAAAAAGAATGGAACATCTCAATGAATGA
- a CDS encoding T9SS type A sorting domain-containing protein encodes MKNLLLICIMFTMSFAFAQIPSGSGVYLNKLIVSPNGDDLTNEYIEIRGTPDAVIPSDLYLINVEGDGEASRDDYGEVGEVIQLGDGTRTFGSNGFLAIVANYTDENTNVVTTNPYTSVIAAGTTIVTIELIGNDVTGSSSSNVSSFTPDIGYDGNFEDWSATYMLVQAPSDPSGVDIDADNDGVIDATGDHTMWTRYDSVSFLDEDDLLDSGDNGEFGYGQIIVVRDLAENSSNGIFTDTGATVIENTGSNVHFWGRQGTSTGFTTSDWIAASFDGTGPNWEFSGNTARVSPAEFASYIIPSEIYGALNPTAATLSITEQELTDDISFFPNPTTNVINVSSKNDIISSIEVVDVTGKILVQKENNLDVIDLTSFSTGLYYMNIYGDGAKITKAIVKN; translated from the coding sequence ATGAAAAATTTATTACTTATCTGTATAATGTTTACGATGAGCTTCGCTTTTGCTCAAATTCCTTCGGGATCCGGAGTATATCTTAACAAACTAATTGTTAGTCCTAATGGAGATGATCTTACTAATGAGTATATCGAAATTCGCGGTACTCCTGATGCAGTTATACCATCTGATCTATATTTAATTAATGTTGAAGGTGATGGAGAAGCTAGTAGAGATGATTACGGAGAAGTTGGTGAAGTAATTCAACTAGGTGATGGAACAAGAACTTTTGGTTCTAATGGCTTTTTAGCGATTGTAGCCAACTATACGGATGAAAACACAAATGTGGTAACAACAAATCCATATACTAGTGTTATTGCAGCAGGAACAACCATAGTGACTATAGAACTTATTGGAAATGATGTTACAGGTTCTTCTAGTAGTAATGTTTCTTCATTCACACCAGATATCGGTTATGATGGAAATTTCGAAGATTGGAGTGCTACATATATGTTAGTACAAGCTCCAAGTGACCCAAGTGGTGTTGATATTGATGCAGATAATGATGGTGTTATTGATGCAACTGGAGATCATACAATGTGGACTCGTTATGATTCTGTAAGCTTTTTAGATGAAGATGATTTATTAGATTCAGGAGATAATGGTGAGTTTGGGTATGGACAAATCATAGTTGTTAGAGATTTAGCAGAAAACTCTAGTAATGGTATTTTCACTGACACAGGAGCAACTGTAATAGAAAACACAGGTAGTAATGTACATTTCTGGGGAAGACAAGGAACCTCTACAGGTTTTACTACATCGGATTGGATAGCTGCCTCATTTGATGGAACAGGTCCTAATTGGGAATTCTCAGGTAACACTGCAAGAGTATCTCCTGCAGAATTTGCAAGCTATATTATTCCTAGTGAAATATATGGAGCCCTAAATCCTACTGCTGCTACGCTATCTATTACAGAACAAGAATTAACCGACGATATTTCATTTTTCCCAAATCCAACTACTAACGTAATTAATGTAAGTTCTAAGAATGACATCATTTCATCTATTGAAGTTGTAGACGTGACTGGTAAAATATTAGTTCAAAAAGAAAATAATTTAGACGTTATTGATTTAACATCTTTCTCCACTGGATTATATTACATGAATATCTATGGTGATGGAGCTAAGATTACCAAAGCAATCGTTAAAAATTAA
- a CDS encoding DUF5777 family beta-barrel protein: MRKLLFILFLLPYITLAQDDLLNELESDVQEDNYVTSTFKGLKVVNFESTKLVNKRSLFFVVAHRFGSVENGIDDLFGLDQAVTQLKFIYGITDGLNVGFARSSFQKTYGAHIKYRLTRQKKNGFPFTIVGYNLLTINTGLEKNQLPKLEFNNRLSYVSQVLISRKFSKRLSLELAPSYLHENFVRFDDQDNSQFIMGVGGRYKLTKRFSLNVDYGYHFNRSSTSTFKNPLSIGFDIETGGHVFQVHFTNAQPMFENGFLGQGSGDWGDGDFFFGFNLSRVFDL, encoded by the coding sequence ATGAGAAAACTCTTATTCATTTTATTTTTACTACCATATATTACACTTGCTCAAGATGACTTGTTAAATGAGTTAGAGTCTGATGTTCAGGAAGATAATTATGTCACATCTACTTTTAAGGGACTTAAGGTTGTGAATTTTGAATCCACAAAATTGGTTAATAAACGAAGCCTATTTTTTGTAGTTGCTCACCGTTTCGGGAGTGTAGAAAATGGTATTGATGATCTCTTCGGGTTGGATCAGGCTGTCACTCAACTTAAGTTTATTTATGGTATTACTGATGGATTAAATGTTGGTTTCGCTCGTAGCTCTTTTCAAAAAACCTATGGAGCTCATATTAAGTATAGATTAACAAGACAGAAAAAAAACGGATTCCCTTTTACTATTGTTGGATATAATTTATTAACGATTAATACAGGTTTAGAAAAAAATCAATTACCTAAATTAGAATTTAATAATAGATTATCTTATGTGTCTCAAGTTTTAATTTCTAGAAAGTTTAGCAAAAGGCTTTCATTAGAACTAGCACCGTCTTATTTACATGAAAATTTTGTTAGATTTGATGATCAGGATAATTCTCAGTTTATTATGGGAGTAGGAGGTCGTTACAAATTAACGAAACGTTTTAGTCTTAATGTAGATTACGGATATCATTTTAATAGAAGTAGTACTTCTACTTTTAAAAATCCATTATCAATAGGTTTTGATATAGAAACAGGAGGTCATGTATTTCAGGTTCATTTTACAAATGCACAACCTATGTTTGAAAATGGTTTCTTAGGTCAAGGATCTGGAGATTGGGGAGATGGTGATTTTTTCTTTGGGTTTAATTTAAGTAGAGTCTTTGATCTGTAG
- a CDS encoding heparin lyase I family protein translates to MKFAFVLFALLTYISSYAQVSLTADGPGNTYELITSKLAPGYNPIEAPGMVRKDCDNHLNYGEHISEVYDDELAKNVFKFVIHVKEDNDRCKTFDRQRNEIKSYKSSPDNLKATIGETVEYKWKFKIDKNFKPSKNFTHLHQLKSVGETEKAKPIITLTARKGSVDKLELRHSSGKDQNTLKKVDLDLLRGNWVMVTEKVTYGNLGKTSYDISIANIKTGKIILEYQSTNLQIWNAGAEFVRPKWGIYRSLKNAQNLRDEEVLFADFSIKESK, encoded by the coding sequence ATGAAATTTGCTTTTGTACTATTTGCTCTTTTGACATACATTTCTTCTTATGCTCAGGTTTCTCTTACTGCTGATGGCCCAGGAAACACATATGAGCTTATTACTTCTAAATTGGCTCCAGGATATAATCCTATAGAAGCGCCAGGTATGGTAAGAAAAGATTGTGATAACCATCTTAATTATGGTGAGCACATTAGTGAAGTTTATGATGATGAACTCGCTAAGAATGTATTTAAATTTGTCATTCATGTTAAAGAAGACAATGACCGTTGCAAAACTTTTGATAGACAACGTAATGAAATAAAAAGCTATAAATCATCACCAGATAATCTAAAAGCTACGATTGGGGAAACTGTAGAGTACAAATGGAAATTCAAGATAGATAAAAACTTTAAGCCATCTAAGAACTTTACGCACCTCCATCAATTAAAATCTGTAGGAGAAACAGAAAAAGCAAAACCTATTATCACCCTTACAGCTAGAAAAGGAAGTGTTGATAAATTAGAGCTTAGACATTCTAGCGGAAAAGATCAAAATACACTTAAAAAAGTAGATTTGGACCTATTAAGAGGTAATTGGGTAATGGTTACAGAAAAAGTTACTTACGGAAACTTAGGTAAAACCTCTTACGATATATCTATCGCCAATATAAAAACAGGAAAAATAATTTTGGAATACCAGAGTACTAACCTACAAATATGGAATGCAGGTGCAGAATTCGTTAGACCAAAATGGGGAATCTATAGGAGTTTAAAAAACGCACAAAACCTTAGAGATGAAGAAGTACTATTTGCAGATTTTTCTATTAAAGAAAGTAAATAA
- a CDS encoding T9SS type A sorting domain-containing protein: MKPFTIIFILFISFGTQAQVTLDADGPGNTYELINSVFAPTSGNVIEAPGITGSTCDNHSTYSGTDGNRHIDEVFNTDLGVNVFRFIMHVNEDIDRDKCSTTDRQRNEIKTYAPSPDNLKGVIGETVEYKWKFKIDANFQPSGSFTHFHQLKSVGADSAEESQPLITLTARKASPDRLELRYAPTTSQSTLTTVDLSVLKGNWVEVIETVTYGETGNASYSIIITNVDSGSEILNYSSTELRMWKTNADFIRPKWGIYRSLNSASDLRDEEVLYANFSVTENPTLSVPTISEKELFDVFPNPTKSVINFNFFENTNDYTISVISGSGKIVKKPQELKTTDQLDISDLSNGVYFIKIIDKQTNTFSIKKIVKID; encoded by the coding sequence ATGAAACCTTTTACAATAATTTTTATTCTATTTATAAGTTTTGGTACTCAAGCTCAGGTAACATTAGATGCTGATGGTCCCGGCAACACCTATGAACTTATTAATAGCGTTTTTGCACCAACAAGCGGAAATGTCATAGAAGCACCCGGAATTACCGGTAGTACTTGCGATAACCATTCTACCTATTCTGGAACAGATGGAAATCGTCATATTGATGAAGTATTCAATACAGACTTAGGGGTTAATGTATTTAGATTTATCATGCATGTTAATGAAGATATTGATCGCGACAAATGTTCCACTACAGATCGCCAGCGCAATGAAATTAAAACTTACGCTCCTTCTCCTGATAATCTTAAAGGAGTAATAGGAGAAACTGTGGAATACAAATGGAAATTTAAAATAGATGCCAACTTTCAACCTTCCGGAAGTTTTACTCATTTTCATCAATTAAAATCTGTTGGAGCAGATTCTGCAGAAGAAAGTCAGCCGCTGATTACCTTAACTGCTAGAAAGGCAAGTCCGGATCGATTAGAATTAAGATATGCACCTACTACTTCACAATCTACCCTTACTACAGTCGATCTATCTGTATTAAAAGGAAATTGGGTTGAAGTTATTGAAACTGTTACCTATGGAGAAACTGGAAATGCTTCTTATAGCATTATCATCACTAATGTAGATTCGGGATCAGAAATATTAAACTACTCTTCAACTGAACTTAGAATGTGGAAGACAAATGCAGATTTCATTAGGCCAAAATGGGGAATATATAGAAGTTTAAATTCTGCCTCAGATTTAAGAGATGAAGAAGTATTGTATGCTAACTTTTCCGTAACTGAAAACCCTACGCTCTCTGTACCGACAATATCAGAAAAAGAATTGTTTGATGTATTTCCGAACCCAACTAAATCAGTCATAAATTTTAATTTTTTCGAGAACACAAATGACTACACAATATCAGTTATAAGTGGATCGGGAAAAATTGTCAAGAAACCACAAGAATTAAAAACTACTGATCAGTTAGATATTAGTGATCTTTCTAATGGAGTCTATTTTATAAAAATTATTGATAAGCAAACTAATACCTTTTCTATAAAGAAAATTGTAAAAATAGATTAA
- a CDS encoding YceI family protein codes for MKNLLFFLLMLVSGSILAQGKFITKKGTISFEASVPSFEEVKAKNSTVTAILNTDNGDFAALALIKGFRFKNALMEEHFNENYIESDDYPKATFKGKLVDFDNSNIQNEYMIKGTLSLHGKTKEIEVKCIVNKDGDDTISISSSFVTKPEEFDIKIPSIVSKKIADDISVSLNFILKKK; via the coding sequence ATGAAAAATCTCTTATTCTTTTTGTTAATGCTTGTTTCAGGATCTATTCTTGCGCAAGGAAAATTTATTACCAAGAAAGGTACTATTAGTTTTGAAGCTTCTGTACCATCTTTCGAAGAAGTAAAAGCGAAAAACAGTACCGTAACTGCTATTTTAAATACAGATAATGGTGACTTTGCAGCTTTAGCCTTAATTAAAGGTTTCAGGTTTAAAAATGCTTTGATGGAAGAACATTTTAATGAAAACTATATTGAATCTGACGATTATCCGAAAGCTACTTTTAAAGGTAAACTTGTAGATTTTGATAACAGTAATATTCAAAATGAATACATGATTAAAGGAACATTATCATTACATGGAAAAACAAAAGAAATCGAGGTAAAATGCATAGTCAACAAAGATGGTGATGATACAATTTCTATCTCTTCATCCTTTGTTACAAAACCTGAAGAGTTCGATATTAAAATTCCAAGTATCGTTAGTAAAAAGATCGCTGATGATATTTCGGTATCACTAAATTTTATTTTAAAAAAGAAATAA
- a CDS encoding class I SAM-dependent methyltransferase, translating to MNESFDIAAVTYDSTFTNSKIGELQRNLVHEHLIKILPINQKLDILEINCGTGHDGIWLANRGHRVIATDISLEMISIARSKQQNNNSNVKFEQLDINKLETFSYEHSFDLIFSDFGGLNCLSPNQLTQFFITAEKKLKPNGQIIGVIMPKHCIVENSYFIIKGDLKKAFRRNTNNAVMANVDGTDVATWYYDPKNIKKTTRNLFSIDKVAPIGFCIPPSYLEPFFKNKLRILRVLKNLDIFFNRFSFLSKYSDHYLISLSKK from the coding sequence ATGAATGAAAGTTTCGACATAGCGGCAGTAACTTATGATAGTACTTTTACTAACAGCAAAATTGGTGAACTCCAAAGAAACCTTGTACACGAGCATTTAATAAAAATACTACCAATCAATCAAAAATTGGATATTCTTGAAATTAATTGTGGAACAGGTCATGATGGCATATGGTTAGCTAACCGAGGTCATCGTGTTATTGCTACGGATATATCCTTAGAAATGATTTCGATAGCTCGATCAAAACAACAGAATAACAATAGTAATGTAAAGTTTGAGCAATTAGATATTAACAAACTAGAAACTTTTAGTTATGAACATTCTTTCGATTTGATATTTTCAGATTTTGGAGGATTAAATTGTCTTTCTCCGAATCAATTAACTCAATTTTTTATTACCGCTGAGAAAAAGTTAAAACCAAACGGCCAGATTATTGGAGTTATTATGCCCAAGCATTGTATTGTAGAAAACAGTTATTTTATAATAAAAGGAGATTTAAAAAAAGCTTTTAGGAGAAACACCAATAATGCGGTAATGGCAAATGTAGATGGAACCGATGTCGCAACTTGGTACTATGATCCAAAAAATATAAAAAAAACAACTAGGAACTTATTCTCCATTGACAAAGTAGCTCCTATTGGATTTTGTATTCCTCCTTCCTATTTAGAGCCTTTTTTTAAAAACAAATTAAGAATTTTAAGAGTTTTAAAAAATCTTGATATATTTTTTAATCGTTTTTCATTTCTATCAAAATATAGTGATCACTATTTAATCTCTCTATCTAAAAAATGA